One segment of Sphingomonas telluris DNA contains the following:
- a CDS encoding glycoside hydrolase family 108 protein, with protein sequence MEEDEFGVDELIDALIDREGGYVNHPADKGGSTCFGITEAVARAHGYAGAMADLPREEAAAIYRRLYWLRPRFDQVATLSARIAAELFDTGVNMRPAVATTFLQRALTALNRNAKDYADLTPDGRIGSVTLHALEAFLATRGKKGGETVLMRALEALQGERYLRLAERRPANEAFLYGWLANRVGTIS encoded by the coding sequence GTGGAAGAAGATGAGTTCGGCGTCGACGAATTGATCGACGCGCTGATCGATCGTGAGGGCGGGTATGTGAATCATCCCGCCGACAAGGGAGGGTCGACCTGCTTCGGCATCACTGAGGCGGTTGCACGCGCCCATGGATACGCCGGTGCAATGGCGGATCTTCCCCGCGAAGAAGCTGCCGCAATCTATCGCCGCCTCTACTGGCTGCGGCCTCGTTTCGACCAAGTCGCCACGCTTTCCGCCAGGATCGCAGCGGAGCTGTTCGACACGGGCGTAAACATGAGGCCGGCCGTCGCGACGACCTTCCTTCAACGGGCGCTGACAGCACTGAACCGCAACGCGAAGGATTACGCGGACCTGACACCGGACGGACGCATCGGTTCGGTGACGCTGCACGCTCTCGAAGCCTTCTTGGCTACGCGCGGGAAGAAGGGCGGCGAGACTGTCCTGATGCGTGCGCTCGAGGCTCTGCAAGGCGAGCGATATCTCCGCCTCGCCGAGCGTCGGCCAGCCAACGAGGCGTTCCTCTACGGATGGCTCGCGAACCGCGTTGGCACAATCAGTTGA
- the secF gene encoding protein translocase subunit SecF: MKLLKLVPDHTNIDFMRWRNLAVILSTLATVASLAFTAYRGLNLGVDFVGGQLVRVTFAQPIEVEKLRGEVLSLHLGEASIQEFGGPKTYQIRLPKPEGGDAAANVAATRVKDLITRDYPGARIDSVDTVSGKVSGELAKDSAKAIIFAMIGIALYIWFRFEWQFGVGALLTLAHDVAMTLGFFAFTRLQVDLNVVAAFLTIVGYSLNDTVVIYDRIRENLKKYRKMAIIPLLNLSLNETLARTVVTSLTVLIAMGVMMLVGPEVIFGLSLAIFLGVVIGTYSSVYVSTPVLVWLGVKPDSFLKSDEEKVPGPAAV, encoded by the coding sequence ATGAAGCTCCTGAAGCTCGTTCCCGACCATACCAACATCGACTTCATGCGCTGGCGCAACCTGGCGGTGATCCTGTCGACGCTGGCAACGGTCGCCTCCCTCGCATTCACCGCCTATCGCGGGCTGAACCTTGGCGTCGACTTCGTCGGCGGACAGCTGGTTCGCGTCACTTTCGCCCAGCCGATCGAAGTCGAGAAGTTGCGCGGAGAGGTGCTGAGCTTGCACCTTGGCGAGGCAAGCATTCAGGAGTTCGGGGGCCCGAAGACCTATCAGATCCGGCTTCCCAAGCCCGAGGGCGGGGACGCCGCGGCTAATGTCGCGGCCACGAGGGTGAAAGACCTGATCACCCGGGATTATCCCGGTGCGCGTATCGACTCCGTCGACACTGTCTCCGGAAAGGTGAGCGGGGAGCTCGCGAAGGACAGCGCCAAGGCCATCATTTTCGCGATGATCGGCATTGCGCTCTACATCTGGTTCCGCTTCGAGTGGCAGTTCGGTGTCGGGGCCCTACTGACGCTTGCTCACGATGTCGCGATGACCTTGGGCTTCTTTGCTTTCACGCGATTGCAAGTCGACTTGAACGTTGTCGCCGCGTTCCTGACCATCGTCGGCTATTCGCTCAACGATACCGTCGTCATCTACGACCGGATCCGCGAGAATCTGAAGAAGTACCGCAAGATGGCGATCATCCCCCTGCTGAACCTGTCACTCAACGAGACTCTGGCGCGGACCGTGGTCACCTCCCTGACCGTGCTGATCGCCATGGGTGTGATGATGCTGGTGGGTCCGGAAGTGATCTTCGGCCTGTCCCTGGCCATCTTCCTCGGGGTTGTCATCGGTACCTATTCGTCGGTCTATGTTTCGACCCCGGTGCTCGTCTGGCTCGGTGTGAAACCGGACAGCTTCCTCAAGAGCGACGAGGAAAAAGTGCCCGGCCCGGCGGCAGTCTGA
- the hslU gene encoding ATP-dependent protease ATPase subunit HslU has translation MKDKLTPKAIVAALNEHIVGQNDAKKAVAVALRNRWRRQQLSTELRDEVTPKNILMIGPTGCGKTEISRRLAKLADAPFVKVEATKFTEVGYVGRDVEQIARDLVEEAVRLERERRREAVRTGAEEAAMERLLDALTGKGSSAATRESFRQRYRDGSLNSAEVEIEVQEAPSTPFEIPGMGGQVGMINLSDMMGKAFGSQPGKKRKLKVPDAFQRLTEEEADKRVDPDDINRVALADAEANGIVFLDEIDKIAVSDVRGGSVSREGVQRDLLPLIEGTTVATKYGPLKTDHILFIASGAFHIAKPADLLPELQGRLPIRVELNALTQEDFVRILSQTRASLTQQYQALLGTEGVTVTFADDGIEALARIAAEVNEAVENIGARRLQTVMEKLLEDVSFEAEDRSGETLVVDRAFVEQQLSGIAQNADLSRYVL, from the coding sequence CTGAAGGACAAGCTCACTCCCAAGGCGATCGTTGCCGCTCTCAACGAGCATATTGTCGGCCAGAACGATGCGAAGAAGGCGGTCGCCGTCGCTCTTCGCAACCGCTGGCGGCGTCAGCAGCTGTCGACTGAACTGCGCGATGAGGTCACGCCGAAGAACATCCTGATGATCGGGCCGACCGGCTGCGGAAAGACGGAGATCAGCCGCCGTCTCGCCAAGCTGGCCGATGCGCCGTTCGTGAAGGTCGAGGCGACCAAGTTCACCGAAGTCGGCTACGTCGGCCGCGACGTCGAGCAGATCGCCCGCGACCTGGTCGAAGAGGCGGTTCGCCTCGAGCGTGAACGCCGACGGGAGGCGGTCCGCACCGGCGCCGAAGAGGCCGCGATGGAGCGGCTGCTCGATGCGCTGACCGGCAAGGGCTCCAGCGCGGCGACCCGCGAAAGCTTCCGCCAGCGCTACCGCGACGGGAGCCTCAACAGCGCCGAGGTCGAGATCGAGGTGCAGGAAGCGCCGTCGACACCTTTCGAAATCCCCGGAATGGGCGGCCAGGTCGGCATGATCAACCTCAGCGACATGATGGGGAAGGCGTTCGGCAGCCAGCCCGGCAAGAAGCGCAAGCTGAAGGTGCCGGACGCGTTCCAGCGCCTGACCGAGGAAGAGGCCGACAAGCGCGTCGACCCGGACGACATCAACCGCGTCGCTCTGGCGGATGCAGAGGCGAACGGCATCGTCTTCCTGGACGAGATCGACAAGATTGCGGTCAGCGACGTGCGCGGCGGTTCGGTCAGCCGGGAGGGGGTCCAGCGCGACCTGCTTCCGCTGATCGAGGGCACGACCGTCGCGACCAAGTACGGGCCGCTGAAGACGGATCACATCCTCTTCATCGCCTCAGGCGCGTTCCACATCGCCAAGCCGGCGGACCTGCTTCCGGAGCTTCAGGGCCGTCTGCCGATCCGGGTCGAACTCAACGCCCTGACGCAGGAGGACTTCGTGCGCATCCTGTCGCAGACGCGGGCAAGCCTGACGCAGCAGTATCAGGCTCTGCTCGGCACCGAGGGCGTGACGGTCACCTTTGCCGACGACGGCATCGAGGCCCTCGCCCGCATCGCCGCCGAAGTGAACGAGGCGGTCGAGAACATCGGTGCGCGCCGCCTCCAGACGGTGATGGAAAAGCTGCTGGAGGACGTCAGCTTCGAGGCCGAGGATCGCTCGGGTGAGACGCTCGTCGTCGACCGCGCCTTCGTCGAACAGCAGCTGTCAGGCATTGCGCAGAACGCCGATCTCAGCCGCTACGTGCTCTAA
- a CDS encoding outer membrane protein assembly factor BamD encodes MPPKPTRIAVLLVACALIAPAAGCARNKTKTDTAYVARDVNTLYALAKQTLDQRRYEDAAKLFDEVERQHPYSVWARRAQMMSAFSYYLAEKYPEAISSAQRFLTIHPGNKDAAYAHYLVAMSYYQQIADVTRDQGTTLQASQAFGELIRRFPESRYAADARLKQDLINDHLAGKEMEIGRFYQRSGKWLAATTRFRTVVEKYQTTNHTPEALERLVECYLQLGIPQEAQKAAAVLGRNYPGSEWYHRAYALISKHMPRAAAQS; translated from the coding sequence ATGCCGCCAAAGCCGACCCGTATCGCCGTTCTTCTCGTCGCCTGCGCGCTGATTGCTCCTGCCGCGGGATGTGCCCGCAACAAGACGAAGACCGACACCGCCTACGTCGCCCGCGACGTCAACACGCTCTACGCGCTTGCGAAGCAGACGCTGGACCAGAGGCGCTATGAGGATGCGGCGAAGCTGTTCGACGAGGTCGAGCGCCAGCACCCCTATTCGGTGTGGGCCCGCCGCGCGCAGATGATGAGCGCCTTCAGCTATTATCTCGCAGAGAAGTATCCGGAGGCGATCAGCTCTGCCCAGCGCTTCCTGACCATCCACCCGGGCAACAAGGACGCGGCCTACGCGCACTATCTGGTGGCGATGAGCTATTACCAGCAGATCGCCGACGTGACGCGCGACCAGGGCACGACGCTTCAGGCATCGCAGGCCTTCGGTGAGCTGATCCGCCGCTTCCCGGAAAGTCGCTACGCGGCTGATGCGCGCCTGAAGCAGGACCTCATCAACGACCATCTGGCCGGCAAGGAGATGGAGATCGGCCGCTTCTACCAGCGTTCGGGCAAATGGCTTGCGGCGACCACCCGCTTCCGGACCGTGGTCGAGAAGTACCAGACGACCAACCACACGCCGGAAGCTCTGGAGCGGCTCGTCGAATGCTACCTGCAGCTCGGTATCCCGCAGGAAGCGCAGAAGGCCGCCGCCGTGCTCGGCCGGAATTATCCGGGGAGCGAGTGGTACCACCGGGCCTATGCGCTGATCTCCAAGCATATGCCGCGAGCCGCGGCCCAGTCCTGA
- the yajC gene encoding preprotein translocase subunit YajC encodes MSNSLLTIAAAAAANPNGASAILIGIAPWLLIFVIFYVLMIRPQQQRVKEHQRAITAIQKGDEVITGGGIRGRVTKVADDEVELEIAQGVRVRVVKGTLSQVLTKSTKPAND; translated from the coding sequence ATGAGCAACTCCCTCCTGACCATCGCTGCAGCCGCAGCCGCGAATCCGAATGGTGCTTCGGCGATCCTGATCGGCATTGCGCCCTGGCTGCTGATCTTCGTGATCTTCTACGTCCTCATGATCCGTCCGCAGCAGCAGCGGGTCAAAGAGCATCAGCGGGCCATAACCGCGATCCAGAAGGGCGATGAGGTCATTACGGGCGGCGGAATCCGCGGCCGCGTGACCAAGGTCGCCGACGATGAGGTGGAGCTCGAGATCGCGCAGGGCGTGCGCGTCCGCGTCGTCAAGGGAACGCTTAGCCAGGTGCTCACCAAGAGCACGAAGCCGGCAAACGACTAG
- a CDS encoding TonB-dependent receptor gives MNHRKQLLAFASASSLAFGLCASPAYAQDQTQDQTQAAPAADEAAAATTTADQAAPAPAANDDTGEIVVTAQKRAENVQDVPISIAAYSGSTLERNNVVNVEGLAKITPNLSVAKGAQTSYVRLAIRGIGAASNTTVEPSVAVFLDGAYVPRVGAVVSSMLDMESVEVLRGPQGTLFGRNASVGAVSFHTAQPKFGDLSGELTGEIGNGNRYRAYGYLNVPVGDHSAFRFAGSQQWFKGYWHNELDGKQVGGTDDTILRGSFRTEVGPFDWVFRADYAKVTGDAATNIDFDRSSVSDAQWNFFSAFLGAPDTNLNDDKMNQYLTANVKDKQWGLNSTLSFDVGGGSTVRLIDNYRDWKNTQLDGDVIFTPSQILSRTAPYDSKSQNHELQFISPTGQWLDGRLDLVAGLYYFHEKYEQGERLHMNSQFCKIIPPTPLPSPPFPPGTTQKSFCNGMLAANGGTIENATVQDVHQTTDSYAAYAQANFHFTDQFFATAGGRFSKDKKDGSYNQQTNPLLATVRALEVLDLPDIDDSRFTYRLGLNYEPTQDLLFFGTYSTGYKSAGYNSGAGSPSLTTVGNPPVLVTPQRRVFDRETTENWELGAKTSWLDRKLTLNLTFYRMNIKGFQDRAFDGTSFTVRNAGNLRHQGFEFDGVAKPVRNLSLFASVAYLDSEFTDYPNAPGLPGCAPTALGVPAACVAAGLGPIQDLKGKPATFAPKWSGRLGFDWYGDFGSSGWGWDLTSNLTFVSKQYGGLQNDANPQTIIDGYALLGARATLNGPGNRWSVALFGNNLLDKQYEAGNLYQFLGGSLGLGNGVYPGSMATRRLHADPRTYGISGTIRF, from the coding sequence GTGAATCATCGTAAGCAGTTGCTCGCATTCGCGAGCGCATCGTCTTTGGCCTTCGGGCTTTGTGCGTCCCCTGCGTACGCGCAGGATCAGACTCAGGATCAAACGCAAGCAGCGCCGGCCGCTGACGAAGCAGCCGCGGCTACGACCACTGCCGATCAGGCAGCGCCGGCGCCTGCCGCTAATGACGACACCGGCGAGATCGTCGTGACCGCGCAGAAGCGTGCGGAGAACGTCCAGGACGTTCCGATTTCGATCGCAGCCTATTCCGGCAGCACGCTGGAGCGGAACAATGTCGTCAACGTCGAGGGCCTGGCGAAGATCACGCCGAACCTCAGCGTCGCCAAGGGCGCGCAGACGTCCTACGTCCGCCTTGCCATCCGCGGCATCGGCGCCGCGAGCAACACGACCGTCGAGCCCAGCGTCGCCGTCTTCCTGGACGGCGCTTACGTCCCGCGCGTGGGCGCGGTCGTCAGCTCGATGCTCGACATGGAAAGCGTCGAAGTCCTTCGCGGACCGCAGGGCACGCTCTTCGGCCGTAACGCCAGCGTCGGCGCAGTGTCTTTCCACACCGCACAGCCGAAGTTCGGCGACCTGTCAGGCGAACTGACGGGCGAGATCGGCAACGGCAATCGCTACCGCGCTTACGGCTACCTCAACGTGCCGGTCGGCGATCACTCCGCGTTCCGCTTCGCCGGGTCGCAGCAGTGGTTCAAGGGCTATTGGCACAATGAACTCGACGGCAAGCAGGTCGGCGGCACGGATGACACCATCCTGCGCGGCAGCTTCCGCACCGAGGTTGGGCCGTTCGATTGGGTGTTCCGCGCCGACTACGCCAAGGTGACGGGCGACGCAGCGACGAACATCGACTTCGATCGCAGCAGCGTTTCCGACGCGCAGTGGAACTTCTTCAGCGCGTTCTTGGGTGCGCCCGACACGAACCTCAACGACGACAAGATGAACCAGTACCTGACGGCCAACGTCAAGGATAAGCAGTGGGGCCTGAACAGCACCCTGTCCTTCGACGTCGGCGGCGGTTCGACGGTTCGCCTGATCGACAATTACCGCGACTGGAAGAACACGCAGCTCGACGGCGACGTGATCTTCACTCCGAGCCAGATCCTGTCGCGTACGGCGCCGTACGATTCGAAGAGCCAGAACCACGAGCTTCAGTTCATCTCGCCGACGGGTCAGTGGCTGGATGGCCGTCTCGATCTGGTCGCCGGCCTCTATTACTTCCACGAGAAGTACGAGCAGGGCGAGCGGCTGCACATGAACTCGCAGTTCTGCAAGATCATACCGCCCACACCGCTGCCGTCACCGCCGTTCCCACCGGGAACAACGCAGAAAAGCTTCTGCAACGGGATGCTGGCAGCAAACGGCGGGACGATTGAGAACGCCACGGTCCAGGACGTCCACCAGACCACGGACAGCTATGCCGCCTATGCGCAGGCGAACTTCCACTTCACCGACCAGTTCTTCGCGACGGCCGGCGGACGGTTCAGCAAGGACAAGAAGGACGGTTCATACAACCAGCAGACCAATCCGCTGCTGGCGACCGTCCGAGCCTTGGAGGTGCTCGATCTCCCGGACATCGACGACAGCCGGTTCACCTATCGCCTCGGCCTCAATTACGAGCCGACCCAGGACCTGCTGTTCTTCGGCACCTATTCCACCGGCTACAAGTCGGCAGGCTACAACAGCGGCGCCGGCTCGCCGTCGCTGACGACCGTGGGCAATCCGCCGGTCTTGGTGACGCCGCAGCGGCGCGTCTTCGATCGTGAGACGACCGAGAACTGGGAGCTGGGCGCCAAGACGAGCTGGCTCGATCGGAAGCTCACCTTGAACCTCACGTTCTACCGGATGAACATCAAGGGCTTCCAGGATCGTGCGTTCGACGGCACGAGCTTCACGGTTCGCAACGCCGGCAACCTGCGCCACCAGGGCTTTGAGTTCGACGGTGTCGCGAAGCCGGTGCGCAACCTGTCGCTCTTCGCGAGCGTCGCCTACCTCGATTCCGAGTTCACCGACTATCCGAATGCGCCGGGCCTTCCCGGCTGCGCGCCCACCGCTTTGGGGGTCCCGGCGGCTTGCGTGGCGGCCGGTTTGGGTCCGATCCAGGACCTCAAGGGCAAGCCCGCGACGTTCGCTCCCAAGTGGAGCGGCCGCCTTGGCTTCGACTGGTACGGCGATTTCGGATCAAGCGGCTGGGGCTGGGATCTGACGTCCAACCTGACGTTCGTCTCGAAGCAGTACGGCGGCCTTCAGAACGACGCCAACCCGCAGACGATCATCGACGGCTATGCGCTGCTCGGTGCGCGCGCGACGCTGAACGGCCCAGGCAACCGCTGGTCGGTCGCGCTGTTCGGCAACAACCTGCTCGATAAGCAGTATGAGGCCGGGAACCTCTACCAGTTCCTTGGCGGCAGCCTTGGCCTGGGCAATGGCGTGTACCCGGGCAGCATGGCGACCCGCCGGCTGCACGCCGACCCGCGGACCTACGGCATCTCGGGAACGATCCGCTTCTAG
- a CDS encoding TIGR02117 family protein has protein sequence MLAIPGLYLLLALAGSLIPINRGWTEPEDGVTVYIADNGVHSDIVMPAKALGLDWTPIVPKSDFAAPSPEARWVAFGAGEERVYLDTPRWRDIKLRTIWSALAGGRRVMHVEWVSNPDYMDRAIRLRPEEYRRLWAAIRADFQLGENGKPERVNHSGYGRSDAFYWATGKANAVRTCNSWTGDKLRIAGVKTSLWSPFVQGLTWRYRKVSSD, from the coding sequence TTGCTCGCAATTCCCGGCCTCTATCTGCTCTTGGCGCTCGCGGGATCGCTGATTCCGATCAATCGCGGCTGGACCGAGCCTGAGGACGGCGTCACCGTCTATATCGCCGACAACGGCGTGCATTCCGACATCGTCATGCCGGCGAAGGCGCTGGGCCTCGACTGGACGCCGATCGTTCCGAAGAGCGACTTCGCTGCGCCCAGTCCGGAAGCGCGCTGGGTCGCCTTCGGGGCTGGCGAGGAGCGCGTCTATCTCGACACCCCTCGCTGGCGGGACATCAAGCTCCGGACGATTTGGTCGGCGCTCGCCGGAGGCCGGCGTGTCATGCACGTCGAGTGGGTCTCGAACCCCGATTACATGGATCGTGCAATCCGCCTTCGGCCAGAGGAGTACCGTCGCCTTTGGGCGGCGATCCGCGCCGATTTCCAGCTTGGAGAAAACGGCAAGCCGGAGCGGGTGAACCACTCCGGCTATGGCCGATCCGACGCTTTCTATTGGGCAACCGGGAAGGCGAACGCAGTCAGGACCTGCAACAGCTGGACGGGCGACAAGCTTAGGATCGCCGGTGTGAAGACGAGCCTCTGGTCGCCGTTCGTGCAGGGCCTGACCTGGCGTTATCGCAAGGTCAGTTCAGACTAA
- the hslV gene encoding ATP-dependent protease subunit HslV: MEKYHGTTILGVKKDGKTVVAGDGQVSLGNTVIKPNAKKVRRIGDGGKVIGGFAGATADAFTLFERLERKLEQYNGQLMRAAVELAKDWRTDKYLRNLEAMMIVADKESLLILTGNGDVLEPEGGIAAIGSGGNYALAAARALTDYEQDPEKLARRAMQIAAEVCVFTNDQLTVETVE, encoded by the coding sequence ATGGAAAAATATCACGGAACTACGATCCTCGGCGTGAAGAAGGACGGCAAGACCGTCGTCGCCGGGGATGGGCAAGTCAGCCTGGGCAATACGGTCATCAAGCCGAACGCGAAGAAGGTGCGGCGGATCGGCGACGGCGGCAAAGTGATCGGCGGCTTCGCCGGCGCGACCGCGGATGCCTTCACTTTGTTCGAACGGCTGGAGCGCAAGCTCGAACAGTACAACGGCCAGCTCATGCGCGCCGCCGTCGAGCTCGCCAAGGACTGGCGGACCGACAAGTATCTTCGGAACCTCGAAGCGATGATGATCGTCGCCGACAAGGAATCGCTTCTGATCCTGACTGGCAACGGCGACGTGCTCGAGCCTGAAGGCGGCATCGCCGCGATTGGGTCGGGCGGCAATTACGCGCTCGCCGCCGCGCGTGCGCTGACCGATTACGAACAGGATCCGGAGAAGCTGGCCCGGCGTGCGATGCAGATCGCTGCGGAGGTCTGCGTCTTCACCAACGACCAGCTGACTGTCGAAACGGTCGAATAG
- the secD gene encoding protein translocase subunit SecD, with translation MLEFPRWKVWLVTLVVALGVFFSIPSLIIGTPLENKWPSWFPHYKISLGLDLAGGSHLLLEADAKDAQRQRLQSMEESVSTELRRGAKIDIGDISTAGGRLSFLVRDPTQVDAAVERLRKLTQPVALTGNRDWDVQVVDSTRIVLTPTASGTAQALKDAMGVARDVVRRRIDPGGTKEITVITEGGNRILVQVPGVEDPEALKNLIGQTARLEFKLVDLTADPAQVQQGRAPAGSQVLPMAEGGGFIAVKRRVMVSGDQLTDARQSFDQDGRAVVSIKFNTAGARRFGRVTQENVNKPFAIILDDKVLSAPNINEPILGGQAQISGNFTVETANQLAVSLASGKLPVKLNVIEERSVGPDLGKDSIHKGVIASAIGMVGIMIFMLVTYGRFGVYANIALIVNAFLILAIMAIFNATLTLPGIAGFILTIGAAVDANVLINERIREEMRRGRKLIDAVETGYHEAFRAIFDANVTHVVSAAIMAYFGSGPVRGFAVVLLIGVVTSVFTAVYFTRMLVALWIRRARPRALHI, from the coding sequence ATGCTCGAATTCCCGCGCTGGAAGGTCTGGCTCGTCACGCTGGTCGTCGCTCTCGGCGTCTTCTTTTCGATCCCCAGCCTGATCATCGGCACGCCGCTTGAGAACAAGTGGCCGAGCTGGTTCCCGCACTACAAGATCAGCCTCGGGCTCGACCTCGCGGGCGGCAGCCACCTGCTGCTCGAAGCGGACGCCAAGGACGCGCAGCGCCAGCGCCTGCAGTCCATGGAAGAGTCCGTCAGCACCGAGCTTCGCCGCGGGGCCAAAATCGACATTGGCGACATTTCGACTGCCGGCGGAAGGCTCTCCTTCCTCGTCCGCGATCCGACCCAGGTCGATGCCGCCGTCGAGCGCCTTCGCAAGCTGACCCAGCCGGTCGCGCTGACCGGCAACCGCGATTGGGATGTCCAGGTGGTCGATTCGACGCGTATCGTCCTGACCCCGACCGCTAGTGGAACCGCGCAAGCGCTCAAGGACGCGATGGGCGTTGCCCGTGACGTCGTCCGCCGCCGTATTGATCCGGGCGGAACCAAGGAAATCACCGTCATCACCGAGGGCGGCAACCGCATCCTCGTGCAGGTGCCGGGCGTCGAAGATCCCGAAGCGCTGAAGAATCTCATCGGCCAAACGGCTCGCCTCGAGTTCAAGCTCGTCGATCTCACCGCCGACCCGGCGCAGGTTCAGCAGGGCCGTGCGCCCGCCGGAAGCCAGGTCTTGCCGATGGCGGAGGGGGGCGGCTTCATCGCGGTCAAGCGCCGCGTGATGGTCTCCGGCGACCAGTTGACCGATGCCCGGCAGAGCTTCGACCAGGACGGCCGCGCGGTCGTCTCCATCAAGTTCAATACCGCGGGCGCGCGCCGTTTCGGCCGTGTCACGCAGGAGAACGTGAACAAGCCGTTCGCGATCATCCTCGACGACAAGGTCCTGTCGGCTCCGAACATCAACGAACCGATCCTGGGTGGCCAGGCGCAGATCAGCGGCAACTTTACCGTTGAAACTGCCAATCAGCTCGCCGTCTCACTCGCCTCGGGCAAGCTGCCGGTGAAGCTCAACGTCATCGAAGAGCGCTCGGTCGGTCCGGACCTCGGCAAGGACTCTATCCACAAGGGCGTGATCGCCAGCGCCATCGGCATGGTCGGCATCATGATCTTCATGCTGGTGACCTACGGGCGCTTTGGCGTCTACGCGAACATCGCGCTGATCGTGAACGCCTTCCTGATCCTGGCGATCATGGCGATCTTCAACGCGACGCTGACCCTGCCGGGTATCGCCGGCTTCATCCTGACCATCGGCGCCGCCGTTGACGCGAACGTGCTGATCAACGAGCGAATTCGCGAAGAGATGCGGCGCGGGCGCAAGCTGATCGATGCCGTGGAGACCGGCTACCACGAAGCCTTCCGCGCCATCTTCGACGCCAACGTCACGCACGTCGTCTCTGCTGCGATCATGGCCTATTTCGGCTCGGGCCCGGTCCGCGGCTTTGCGGTCGTCCTGCTGATCGGCGTCGTCACGTCCGTGTTCACCGCCGTTTACTTCACCCGCATGCTGGTTGCGCTGTGGATTCGCCGCGCACGCCCGCGGGCGCTGCACATCTGA
- a CDS encoding TMEM175 family protein: MRPERLNALTDGVVAIVMTIMVLELKFPEEPTLDALMAVLPLLAAYLLAFIYVAIYWNNHHHMMQSARKVTGTVLWANHALLFCLTLFPLMIRWIDEAGPTPWPVASFGLVLVGASICYVLLERALVAAEGDGSSVKKAVGRGTKEWVSFIGYVVAVPLAFVSTHISIAIYVGVAFLWLIPDRRFVSA; this comes from the coding sequence ATGCGGCCGGAGCGGCTGAATGCACTGACGGACGGCGTCGTCGCCATTGTGATGACGATCATGGTGTTGGAGCTGAAGTTCCCTGAAGAACCGACGCTGGACGCGCTGATGGCAGTGCTTCCGTTGCTCGCGGCCTACCTCCTCGCCTTCATTTACGTGGCCATCTATTGGAACAACCATCATCACATGATGCAGTCCGCCCGGAAGGTGACCGGCACCGTCCTGTGGGCCAACCACGCTTTGCTCTTCTGCCTGACTTTGTTCCCGTTGATGATCCGGTGGATCGACGAGGCCGGCCCCACGCCTTGGCCCGTCGCATCGTTCGGTCTGGTGTTGGTCGGTGCTTCGATCTGTTACGTTTTGCTCGAGCGAGCACTCGTCGCAGCCGAAGGTGACGGCTCCAGCGTCAAGAAGGCGGTCGGGCGAGGCACGAAGGAGTGGGTTAGCTTCATTGGCTATGTCGTCGCGGTGCCACTCGCCTTCGTCTCAACCCACATCTCGATCGCGATCTACGTTGGCGTGGCGTTCCTGTGGCTCATCCCGGACCGCCGCTTCGTCAGCGCCTAG
- a CDS encoding holin family protein: MGVFEAIVGPVASLLDKIIPDPQARDKAKLELLKLQGDQELATIGAQMQAIVAEAQSTDPWTSRARPSFLYMMYALILWAIPMGLIAAVRPEMAKGIADGMTAYLRGIPEELYALFGTGYLGYTAARTWGKVKGAER, from the coding sequence ATGGGTGTTTTCGAAGCCATCGTTGGGCCGGTTGCCAGCCTGCTCGACAAGATCATCCCGGACCCGCAGGCGCGCGACAAGGCCAAGCTGGAGCTGCTGAAGCTCCAGGGCGATCAGGAACTCGCAACCATCGGCGCCCAGATGCAGGCGATCGTCGCCGAAGCGCAGTCGACCGATCCCTGGACCAGCCGCGCCAGGCCGAGCTTTCTGTACATGATGTACGCGCTCATCCTGTGGGCCATCCCGATGGGTTTGATCGCGGCCGTCCGCCCGGAAATGGCCAAGGGCATCGCCGACGGTATGACAGCCTATTTGCGGGGCATACCGGAGGAACTCTATGCGCTCTTCGGCACCGGCTACCTCGGCTACACGGCGGCGCGGACCTGGGGTAAGGTCAAGGGAGCGGAACGGTAA